The proteins below come from a single Iocasia fonsfrigidae genomic window:
- a CDS encoding PTS lactose/cellobiose transporter subunit IIA — MDNEMDIEKLAMQLIVNSGEAKSKTMEAISYAKKGNIASAKKLLEEAGEFLTKAHEFQSDIIQDEAEGKLKDISILLVHAQDHLMNAVIVIDLAREFIDLYEKISGNREEG, encoded by the coding sequence ATGGATAATGAAATGGATATTGAAAAGCTGGCTATGCAACTTATAGTAAATAGCGGGGAAGCAAAAAGCAAAACTATGGAGGCTATTAGCTATGCTAAGAAAGGTAACATAGCCAGTGCAAAAAAATTACTTGAAGAGGCAGGTGAATTTCTAACTAAAGCACATGAATTTCAGTCAGATATTATTCAAGATGAGGCCGAAGGTAAGTTAAAAGATATCTCAATTCTCTTAGTACATGCCCAGGACCATTTAATGAATGCTGTGATAGTAATTGATCTTGCAAGGGAGTTTATTGACTTATACGAAAAAATATCAGGAAACAGAGAGGAGGGTTAG
- a CDS encoding PTS sugar transporter subunit IIC, which translates to MKMISSKTLEKIQAGMGVFANNKYIKSVSNAMILIMTPIIVGSIFTLLTNLPIKAWTDFISKTGLVDLIKIPVSFTSNITALLAAFLIAYSLAERFNKDGLMSGVLGLICFLIVTPTGQVKINDKMISYIPFDWIGPKGLFVAILIGLLTARIYVFFIEKGFIIKMPEGVPPNVARSFNTLIPGFVTVILALFIAIIFKFSPYGSLNQAVFTCIQTPLQGLTGSYISLLIINLAIGILWFFGIHGTVIVFNGIMGPLLLSMDMQNQAAYQAGQALPNIVGMEFFRAYVFMSGTGLTIGLALLMAFFAKSKQYKILGRLVIPTSIFNINEPITFGTPIVLNPVMLIPYLAAPILSSTIAYAVTAIGLVPRINGVQLPWPLPIGISGVLLGSWKIAVLQFFMVFVSLAVYYIPFRYMDRKAYELEKAGSSYATSDSCDVSAR; encoded by the coding sequence ATGAAAATGATTTCTTCTAAAACATTAGAAAAAATCCAGGCAGGTATGGGTGTGTTTGCAAACAATAAATACATTAAATCGGTTTCTAACGCAATGATACTTATTATGACACCGATTATCGTCGGTTCAATCTTTACTTTATTGACAAACCTGCCGATTAAAGCCTGGACAGATTTTATAAGTAAAACCGGATTAGTTGACTTGATTAAAATACCTGTAAGCTTCACATCGAACATAACGGCTCTGTTAGCAGCTTTTTTAATTGCTTACAGTCTGGCGGAACGATTTAATAAAGACGGTTTGATGTCCGGGGTTTTGGGACTGATATGTTTCTTAATTGTAACACCAACAGGACAGGTAAAAATCAATGACAAAATGATAAGTTATATTCCTTTCGACTGGATTGGGCCAAAGGGACTATTTGTAGCAATCCTCATAGGATTGTTAACGGCGAGAATATACGTTTTTTTCATCGAAAAAGGTTTTATAATTAAAATGCCTGAGGGCGTTCCACCTAATGTAGCAAGGTCGTTTAACACATTGATTCCCGGCTTTGTAACTGTTATATTGGCGTTATTCATTGCCATTATTTTTAAATTTTCACCTTATGGAAGCCTTAATCAGGCGGTATTTACTTGCATTCAGACACCTTTGCAGGGATTAACGGGATCTTATATATCATTACTGATTATAAATCTGGCAATAGGTATCCTATGGTTCTTTGGTATACATGGAACAGTCATTGTGTTTAACGGCATAATGGGTCCGCTATTATTATCAATGGACATGCAGAATCAGGCTGCATATCAGGCTGGGCAAGCATTGCCTAATATAGTAGGCATGGAATTTTTTAGAGCCTATGTATTTATGTCGGGTACAGGTTTAACTATTGGATTGGCACTATTGATGGCGTTTTTTGCAAAAAGCAAGCAATATAAAATTTTAGGGAGATTAGTAATTCCAACTAGCATATTTAACATTAACGAACCTATTACTTTCGGAACGCCTATCGTTTTGAATCCTGTTATGTTGATTCCTTATCTTGCAGCCCCCATATTAAGCAGTACAATTGCATATGCCGTCACAGCAATCGGATTGGTTCCCAGAATTAATGGAGTACAGCTTCCGTGGCCGCTTCCTATTGGAATATCCGGTGTCTTGTTGGGAAGCTGGAAAATTGCTGTTTTACAATTTTTTATGGTATTTGTATCACTTGCAGTATATTACATTCCTTTTAGATATATGGATAGAAAAGCCTATGAACTGGAAAAGGCTGGGAGTTCGTATGCAACATCTGATTCTTGTGATGTAAGTGCAAGATAA
- the ltrA gene encoding group II intron reverse transcriptase/maturase has protein sequence METKLARIAEVARNRPNERFTSLIHLINYELIVKCHHELAGNKAAGVDEVTKAEYGKNLPGNVKSLTARMKRWAYRPLPAKRVYIPKENGKKRPLGIPAYEDKLVQKALSKILNAIYEEDFLECSFGFRPGRNCHDALRILGRIVNRDDINYVVDTDIKGFFDNVDHGWMMKFIDHRIKDPNIQRLISRLLRAGVMEAGIKYDTPQGTPQGGVCSPIMANLYLHHVVDLWFNKTMRKELKGKAYMVRYADDIIFCLQYKEDVKYFYKAMKERISKFGLELSEEKTKIVNVSADDDNDTFDFLGFTHYMGKCKDGIKRLKRKTSNKRYHRSIMRCKSWLKYNRTLPVKELMRKLNRKLTGTYNYYAVSDNSKSIDSLYDEVQKLVYKWLNRRSQKKSFDWEKFEIFLEKYPIVKPRIKVNLYRLGAGASYVR, from the coding sequence GTGGAAACGAAACTTGCAAGAATAGCTGAAGTAGCTAGAAATAGACCTAATGAAAGATTTACATCACTAATACATCTAATTAATTATGAATTGATAGTCAAATGTCATCATGAACTAGCTGGAAACAAAGCAGCTGGAGTAGATGAAGTAACAAAAGCGGAGTATGGAAAGAATCTTCCAGGGAATGTTAAGAGCTTAACAGCTAGAATGAAAAGATGGGCATATAGGCCATTACCTGCGAAAAGGGTATATATTCCAAAAGAAAATGGGAAGAAGAGACCGCTAGGGATTCCAGCATACGAAGACAAACTAGTTCAAAAGGCACTATCAAAGATTCTAAATGCGATATATGAAGAAGACTTTCTTGAATGTTCATTTGGTTTTCGTCCAGGAAGAAACTGTCATGATGCCTTGAGAATATTAGGAAGAATAGTTAACAGAGATGATATTAACTATGTAGTTGATACAGATATTAAAGGATTCTTTGATAATGTAGACCACGGGTGGATGATGAAATTCATTGACCATCGAATTAAAGATCCTAATATACAACGACTCATATCGAGACTTCTTCGGGCTGGAGTCATGGAGGCAGGAATAAAATATGACACTCCACAAGGAACACCGCAAGGTGGAGTCTGTTCTCCAATTATGGCGAATTTATATCTACATCATGTTGTTGACCTATGGTTTAATAAAACAATGCGTAAAGAGTTAAAGGGTAAAGCTTACATGGTGAGATACGCAGATGATATAATATTTTGCCTACAGTATAAAGAAGATGTAAAATACTTCTATAAAGCAATGAAAGAAAGAATATCCAAATTCGGTTTAGAGTTATCAGAAGAGAAAACTAAGATAGTAAATGTATCTGCTGATGATGACAATGACACATTTGATTTTCTTGGATTTACCCATTATATGGGTAAATGTAAGGATGGAATCAAACGACTAAAGAGAAAGACAAGTAATAAGCGATATCATCGTAGTATAATGAGATGTAAATCCTGGCTAAAATATAATAGAACTCTTCCAGTAAAAGAACTAATGAGGAAGTTAAACAGAAAACTAACAGGAACATACAACTATTATGCAGTATCAGATAACAGCAAAAGTATTGATAGCCTGTATGATGAGGTTCAAAAGCTAGTTTATAAATGGTTAAACAGACGCAGTCAAAAGAAAAGCTTTGACTGGGAGAAGTTCGAAATATTCTTGGAGAAATATCCTATTGTCAAGCCAAGAATAAAAGTAAATTTATATAGATTAGGTGCTGGTGCTAGTTATGTTAGGTGA
- a CDS encoding lactate racemase domain-containing protein, producing the protein MKTIKIPYYTSSMDLNIEDENLKAVITTKMHKSNKIKNEEELVRDALEHPIGSKRLRDIAVGKKKVVIVTSDHTHAVPSKITLPILLSEIRIGNSDADITILIATGLHRETTEAEQRSMFGDTIVDHEKIVVNRAFQPNDFVHVCKLPSGADFNVNRLAVECDLLVTEGFIEPHFFAGFSGGRKSILPGICSQETVNENHSFKAIASPYAKAGVLVNNPIHEDMVYAARAVNVQFILNVALDSDKNIIAAFAGDLVKAHEEGCSFIRNLSKCSVVTADIVITSNGGYPLDQNLYQSPKAVGAPRKEHII; encoded by the coding sequence TTGAAGACTATAAAAATTCCATATTACACCTCAAGCATGGATTTAAATATTGAAGATGAAAATCTGAAAGCTGTTATTACAACAAAAATGCATAAAAGTAATAAAATCAAGAATGAAGAAGAGTTAGTTAGAGATGCATTGGAACATCCTATTGGATCTAAAAGACTCAGAGATATAGCGGTTGGAAAGAAGAAAGTAGTAATAGTAACCAGCGATCACACACATGCGGTTCCCAGCAAGATTACTTTGCCCATTCTCCTTTCCGAAATACGTATAGGTAATTCCGATGCGGACATTACTATTCTTATTGCAACTGGTTTGCATCGAGAAACTACCGAGGCAGAGCAGCGGTCTATGTTTGGAGACACTATAGTTGATCATGAAAAAATTGTTGTTAATAGGGCTTTTCAACCGAATGATTTTGTTCATGTTTGTAAGCTACCCTCAGGAGCGGATTTTAATGTCAATCGTTTGGCAGTAGAATGTGATCTTCTTGTGACAGAAGGCTTTATTGAACCTCATTTTTTCGCCGGCTTTTCCGGTGGCCGTAAAAGCATTTTACCGGGTATCTGTTCACAGGAAACAGTGAACGAAAATCATTCCTTTAAGGCAATAGCAAGCCCTTATGCAAAAGCCGGTGTGCTGGTAAACAATCCCATACACGAAGATATGGTGTATGCGGCACGAGCAGTTAATGTACAGTTTATTCTTAATGTGGCGTTAGACAGCGATAAGAATATTATTGCTGCGTTTGCCGGTGACCTGGTAAAGGCACATGAGGAAGGCTGCAGCTTTATTAGAAACCTTTCAAAATGTTCTGTTGTAACCGCTGATATTGTCATTACCAGTAATGGAGGCTATCCTTTGGATCAGAACCTGTACCAGTCTCCAAAAGCAGTCGGTGCGCCAAGAAAAGAGCATATCATATAG
- a CDS encoding UxaA family hydrolase has protein sequence MEINMNLKLALKVHDLDNVATIFANDVVAGDEVEMHDKKGHSQIIDVLGEVPYGHKIALQDILVDEKIIKYGEEIGVATKDIKKGDYVHVHNLDSTRGRGDLKGEVVL, from the coding sequence ATGGAGATTAATATGAATTTAAAATTGGCACTAAAAGTACATGATTTAGATAATGTGGCAACTATTTTTGCAAATGATGTTGTTGCAGGAGATGAAGTAGAGATGCACGACAAAAAAGGACATTCTCAAATCATTGATGTATTGGGAGAAGTTCCATATGGTCATAAGATTGCATTACAAGACATTCTTGTAGACGAGAAAATTATTAAGTACGGAGAAGAAATCGGTGTTGCTACAAAAGATATTAAAAAAGGTGATTACGTTCATGTTCACAACCTCGACAGTACACGTGGACGTGGTGATCTGAAAGGAGAAGTTGTGCTATGA
- a CDS encoding HPr family phosphocarrier protein → MISEKVIVKNKIGFHARPASLLVKAADKFKSNINIIKGDKTAKAKSMISLLTLRVKMNDEIVITAEGCDENEAVYTLVELINSKFGEE, encoded by the coding sequence ATGATTTCAGAAAAAGTTATAGTAAAAAATAAAATTGGCTTTCACGCCAGGCCTGCATCTTTATTAGTGAAGGCTGCAGACAAATTTAAGTCCAATATAAATATTATTAAGGGTGATAAGACTGCTAAAGCAAAATCAATGATTAGTTTGTTAACCCTCAGAGTAAAGATGAATGATGAGATTGTCATAACTGCCGAAGGTTGTGATGAAAATGAAGCAGTTTATACCCTAGTTGAACTAATTAATTCAAAATTTGGTGAAGAATAA
- a CDS encoding sigma 54-interacting transcriptional regulator, with translation MKRIDIVYKKLKELTSNHGITTSQLANELGLSRANVSSDLNRLCDKKMALKEGTKPVYYRAIKVKNTMPKTSLDIFAKSNQSLFSAVEQAKAAVVYPPHGMHMLLFGETGVGKSMFAELIYKYGLEIGKFSHSAPFIVFNCADYANNPQLLVCQLFGTRKGTYTGADTDRAGLIEKADNGILFLDEIHRLPPEGQEMLFTFIDRGTFRRLGETETERKAKVLIISATTENPESSLLKTFIRRIPMIIRIPNLEKRSVDERLNLLIQFLRSESARLGKPIFVSVNSMRSLLGYNCPNNIGQLKTDIQLICAKAYSDYVSGKKDDIRIVSSDLPASIKEGLLTKTNHRQIWNRLIGINNRYCIFDSSNKKNFFESNEDTENIYEMIDSRVQELKNRGMTDKQIEIEINNDIRSYFKKCIEAVEKKIDFSSIEKFVGYDVINVVNEIIAYSEEKLNRHFDTYIKYGLAVHIHNLINRINGNREIVNSQLNLIRKEHNIEFSVAIKCLKFIERTFDISMPIDEAGFIAMFFLHDEITLQRHKEKVKVIVVAHGSTTASSMANTCNQLLNMDYVVGFNAPLNENPQKIYNRIKNYLKNTPGKSDVLMLVDMGSLTNFGDELQNELKILVKTIPLVSTPHVIEAARKAIMGYPLDYVYQKTMNVNDLLSKEVKYPLTDKKVNNIFIITACTTGEGSALTIKNLLEDELDFNKSSFEIIPLRITGKNDIYSRVSSLENYGKVLCIVSSFKTNLNIPHFTLDQIFNGKAIDKIQTLIQQEETFNSISKTLGNMLKNINSKTVFNDIRQFIQNVEIKIERKLTTSVLIGVTCHIGCMIDRLKGNEEINEYPERLHYIQENTEIFNIIKNECKFLNKNYGINISDDEICYISTFFNPDNCEQQAG, from the coding sequence ATGAAGCGTATTGACATTGTCTACAAAAAGTTAAAAGAGTTAACTTCCAATCATGGTATAACGACCAGCCAACTAGCTAACGAACTGGGTTTATCACGTGCTAATGTTAGCAGTGATTTAAACCGTTTGTGTGATAAAAAGATGGCCTTAAAGGAAGGAACAAAACCTGTTTATTACAGGGCTATAAAGGTTAAAAATACTATGCCAAAAACTTCACTGGACATATTCGCTAAAAGTAACCAAAGCCTGTTTTCTGCAGTAGAGCAAGCCAAAGCGGCTGTGGTTTATCCCCCGCATGGTATGCATATGCTATTATTTGGCGAAACCGGGGTTGGAAAGTCAATGTTCGCAGAGCTTATCTACAAATATGGACTGGAAATAGGAAAATTCAGTCATTCAGCTCCATTTATCGTGTTTAACTGTGCAGATTATGCCAATAATCCTCAACTCCTGGTCTGTCAACTTTTTGGTACAAGAAAAGGCACATACACCGGTGCTGATACCGATAGGGCGGGGTTAATCGAAAAAGCCGACAATGGAATTTTGTTTTTGGACGAAATACACCGGCTCCCCCCAGAAGGCCAGGAAATGTTATTTACTTTCATTGACAGAGGCACTTTCCGACGTCTGGGAGAAACAGAAACTGAACGAAAAGCAAAAGTTCTGATTATATCTGCTACAACAGAAAATCCAGAATCTTCATTATTGAAAACATTTATCAGAAGAATTCCCATGATAATCAGAATTCCGAATCTTGAAAAAAGAAGTGTTGACGAGCGTCTAAATCTGCTCATCCAATTCTTGCGCAGTGAATCAGCCCGGCTTGGAAAACCTATTTTTGTTTCTGTTAATTCAATGAGGTCTCTTTTAGGTTATAATTGTCCAAATAACATAGGTCAGCTAAAAACCGATATCCAACTTATTTGTGCAAAGGCATACTCTGACTATGTTTCAGGCAAAAAGGACGATATCCGGATTGTTAGCTCTGACCTGCCAGCTTCTATAAAAGAAGGTCTCTTAACCAAGACAAACCACAGACAAATATGGAACAGATTAATCGGAATCAACAACCGCTATTGTATATTTGACAGCAGTAATAAAAAAAATTTTTTTGAAAGCAATGAAGATACGGAAAACATTTATGAAATGATTGATTCACGCGTTCAAGAGTTAAAAAACAGAGGAATGACAGATAAACAGATAGAAATAGAAATTAATAATGATATCCGCTCTTACTTTAAAAAGTGTATAGAAGCTGTTGAAAAAAAGATAGACTTTTCAAGTATTGAAAAATTTGTCGGATACGATGTTATCAATGTGGTAAATGAAATTATAGCATATAGCGAAGAAAAGCTTAACCGACATTTTGACACCTATATAAAGTACGGTTTAGCAGTTCATATTCACAATTTAATCAATCGTATAAATGGAAATCGGGAAATTGTAAATTCTCAGCTAAACCTGATAAGAAAAGAGCATAATATAGAATTTTCTGTAGCAATTAAATGTTTAAAGTTTATTGAAAGAACATTTGATATTAGCATGCCCATTGATGAAGCCGGCTTTATAGCCATGTTTTTTTTACATGATGAAATAACCCTTCAAAGACATAAAGAAAAGGTTAAAGTAATCGTAGTAGCACATGGTTCAACCACAGCCTCATCAATGGCTAACACATGTAACCAACTCCTTAATATGGATTATGTTGTGGGGTTCAACGCACCTCTAAATGAAAATCCCCAGAAAATTTACAATAGAATCAAAAATTATCTTAAAAACACACCTGGAAAATCGGATGTGCTTATGCTGGTAGATATGGGTTCCCTGACTAACTTCGGTGACGAACTTCAAAATGAACTAAAAATACTGGTGAAAACCATACCACTTGTAAGTACACCCCATGTAATTGAAGCTGCCAGAAAAGCAATTATGGGCTACCCACTGGACTATGTATACCAGAAGACAATGAATGTAAATGACCTTTTGAGTAAGGAAGTTAAATATCCCCTCACTGATAAAAAAGTAAATAATATATTTATAATAACAGCCTGCACGACAGGCGAAGGAAGTGCCCTAACAATTAAGAATTTATTGGAAGATGAACTTGATTTCAACAAATCATCTTTTGAAATTATTCCCTTGAGGATTACAGGAAAAAATGACATTTATTCAAGAGTCAGTAGCCTTGAGAATTATGGAAAAGTGCTATGTATCGTTAGTTCCTTCAAAACCAATCTGAACATACCTCACTTCACATTAGACCAAATTTTCAACGGTAAGGCAATTGATAAAATACAGACCTTAATTCAGCAAGAAGAAACATTTAACAGTATAAGTAAAACCCTAGGAAACATGCTTAAGAATATCAATTCAAAGACGGTTTTTAACGATATTAGACAATTTATTCAAAACGTGGAAATAAAAATAGAACGCAAACTTACCACCAGTGTTTTAATTGGAGTAACCTGCCATATCGGCTGTATGATAGATAGATTAAAAGGCAATGAGGAAATCAATGAATACCCTGAGCGTCTGCATTATATTCAAGAAAACACGGAAATATTCAATATCATTAAAAATGAATGCAAATTTTTAAACAAAAACTACGGAATTAATATTTCCGATGATGAAATATGTTATATTTCTACCTTCTTTAACCCTGATAATTGTGAACAACAAGCCGGGTAA
- a CDS encoding PTS sugar transporter subunit IIB, which produces MKRITLICAAGMSTSLLVTKMNAAAEKSGILVKIRAIPESEILKYADDTDILLLGPQVGYTLTKIKTLYEPKGIKVAVINSVDYGMMNGEKVLKMALELK; this is translated from the coding sequence ATGAAAAGGATTACTCTTATTTGTGCAGCAGGAATGTCCACCAGCCTTTTGGTAACCAAAATGAATGCAGCAGCAGAAAAATCCGGTATACTTGTAAAAATACGTGCCATACCAGAGAGTGAAATTTTAAAGTATGCGGATGATACTGATATATTGCTTTTAGGCCCACAGGTTGGCTATACACTTACAAAAATTAAAACGTTATATGAACCAAAAGGAATTAAGGTCGCAGTAATTAACAGTGTGGATTATGGTATGATGAATGGCGAAAAAGTACTAAAAATGGCATTAGAACTAAAATAG
- a CDS encoding 6-phospho-beta-glucosidase, whose translation MVMRKIKIVTIGGGSSYTPELVEGLIKRKNEIDIGELWLVDIQEGKEKLEIVGAMVKRMVKAAGLDWKVNLTVDRREALPGADYVTTQFRVGSLNARIRDERIPLSHGMIGQETNGAGGIFKAFRTIPVILDIIKDMKELCPNAWLVNFTNPSGMVTEAVIKYGKWEKTVGLCNVPIRYEKMSYEVMGLDEANQELYFKFAGLNHFHWHRVWNRKGEEVTKYLIEEIYKPENKGKYVGMKNIKDIPFNYEQIADLGMLPCSYHRYYYITDEMLKDELKEYSNHETRGEQVKKTEAELFELYKDPQLDYKPEQLSKRGGAYYSDVACEVICSIQNDKRVNMVVSTVNNGTIIDLPYDCVVEVSSMITSHGPEPINWGSFEAGIRGPLQLQKSFEQCTVEAAVTGDYGKALQAFTMNPLILKGKITKDLLNEMLIANKAYLPQFQQKIQELEAAKLNF comes from the coding sequence ATAGTGATGAGAAAAATCAAAATTGTTACAATAGGTGGTGGGAGCAGCTATACTCCCGAACTTGTTGAAGGGCTTATTAAAAGAAAAAATGAAATTGACATTGGCGAATTATGGCTGGTAGATATACAGGAAGGTAAAGAGAAACTTGAGATTGTAGGTGCAATGGTTAAACGCATGGTGAAAGCGGCAGGTTTGGATTGGAAGGTTAATTTAACCGTAGACCGGCGGGAAGCTTTACCCGGAGCTGACTATGTTACAACACAGTTTAGAGTTGGTTCACTCAATGCACGTATTCGTGATGAACGAATACCACTTAGTCATGGAATGATTGGACAGGAAACAAATGGTGCAGGTGGAATTTTTAAAGCTTTTAGAACAATTCCGGTTATTCTTGATATTATCAAGGATATGAAAGAACTATGTCCAAATGCCTGGTTGGTTAACTTTACCAATCCTTCAGGAATGGTTACGGAAGCTGTAATAAAATATGGCAAATGGGAAAAAACAGTTGGTTTATGTAATGTTCCAATTCGTTATGAGAAAATGTCCTATGAAGTAATGGGATTGGATGAAGCAAATCAAGAATTGTATTTTAAATTTGCGGGACTGAATCATTTTCATTGGCATCGGGTTTGGAACAGGAAAGGAGAAGAAGTTACCAAGTATTTAATTGAGGAAATCTATAAGCCTGAAAACAAGGGTAAGTATGTTGGAATGAAAAACATCAAGGACATCCCCTTCAATTATGAGCAGATAGCTGATCTTGGCATGCTTCCATGTTCGTACCACCGATATTATTATATTACTGACGAAATGTTAAAAGATGAGTTAAAAGAATATAGTAATCATGAGACACGAGGGGAACAGGTCAAGAAAACAGAAGCTGAACTGTTTGAGCTTTATAAAGACCCTCAGCTTGATTACAAGCCGGAGCAGCTATCTAAACGGGGAGGGGCTTATTACAGTGACGTTGCTTGTGAAGTGATCTGCTCCATTCAAAATGATAAACGGGTTAACATGGTGGTTAGCACAGTAAATAATGGAACTATTATTGACTTGCCATATGATTGCGTTGTTGAAGTGTCCAGCATGATTACTAGCCATGGACCCGAGCCAATAAACTGGGGGAGTTTTGAAGCCGGCATACGTGGCCCTCTTCAACTTCAAAAATCATTTGAACAGTGCACCGTTGAGGCTGCGGTAACAGGTGATTATGGGAAAGCCCTACAGGCGTTTACAATGAATCCGCTCATATTAAAAGGTAAAATTACAAAAGATTTGCTTAATGAAATGTTGATAGCTAATAAAGCATATTTACCACAATTCCAACAAAAAATTCAAGAGTTGGAAGCTGCAAAGTTAAATTTTTAG
- a CDS encoding nickel-dependent lactate racemase family protein gives MRSWGCKAPLTRPTAEAYAGDDGVIIMCASCIEGMGGTHFEKLIVSGTAYEIEERLSKIPPKDTIPEQWCTQIYSRILKKHRVILVTTYLEHEIVRKANMIPASSPDEALAMAYELKGKDASVVVIPDGVSVLAV, from the coding sequence GTGAGGAGTTGGGGTTGTAAAGCCCCGCTTACTCGACCTACTGCCGAAGCTTATGCAGGAGACGATGGTGTTATTATAATGTGTGCCTCGTGTATTGAAGGCATGGGAGGTACACATTTTGAAAAGCTGATTGTATCCGGCACTGCCTATGAAATTGAAGAGCGCCTTTCTAAAATTCCACCAAAGGACACTATTCCGGAGCAGTGGTGCACACAAATTTATTCTCGTATTCTTAAAAAGCACAGAGTGATTCTGGTGACAACATATCTGGAACACGAAATTGTGAGAAAAGCCAACATGATTCCGGCTTCCAGCCCTGATGAAGCACTTGCAATGGCATATGAGTTGAAAGGCAAAGATGCTAGTGTAGTGGTTATTCCGGACGGAGTGTCAGTGCTGGCTGTCTGA